One Mycobacteroides salmoniphilum DNA segment encodes these proteins:
- a CDS encoding MmpS family transport accessory protein, whose amino-acid sequence MQGRFWTLLKRWWTVLVAAAVVAVVAFGVTRLHGVFGSNVELTRPGNEAMENTNYNPKRVLLEVFGTAGSTATINFLDEMAQPHRVDNAPLPWSHELVTNDPTLFADLRAQGTGDATGCRITVDGIVKDERTVTIVNGYTTCLDKSA is encoded by the coding sequence GTGCAAGGTCGGTTTTGGACTCTGCTCAAACGATGGTGGACGGTACTCGTCGCGGCCGCAGTGGTGGCGGTGGTGGCCTTCGGTGTTACTCGGTTACACGGCGTTTTCGGTTCGAACGTCGAGCTGACCCGCCCCGGCAACGAGGCCATGGAGAACACCAACTACAACCCCAAGCGCGTCTTGCTCGAGGTCTTCGGCACGGCCGGGAGCACCGCGACCATCAACTTCCTCGATGAAATGGCGCAGCCGCACCGCGTCGACAATGCGCCGCTGCCGTGGTCGCACGAGCTCGTCACCAACGACCCCACCCTGTTCGCCGACCTGCGCGCGCAGGGCACCGGTGACGCAACCGGCTGCCGCATCACCGTGGACGGCATCGTCAAGGACGAAAGGACCGTCACCATCGTGAACGGCTACACCACCTGCCTGGACAAGTCCGCATGA
- a CDS encoding RND family transporter translates to MSTGHAQESRAARIIRRLAVPIILFWVAIAAVTNATVPQLEVVGEERSAPLNAADAPSTMAMRHIGKVFNEFDSDSSAMVVLESDKPLGAQAHQFYDTLVQRLKDDREHVQHVADYWGDPITAGGSQSKDGKAAYVQVYVAGNQGEALSNQSVDAVRRIVADTPAPDGVKAYITGEAPTITDQFEVGNAGSAQVTLITFAVIAIMLLIVYRSLTTTALVLVTVLVELSAARGIVAALAHTGVIGLSTYATNLLTMLAIAAGTDYAIFFVGRYQEARSAGEDRLTAYQTMFKSTAHVIIGSGLTVAGALLCLSFTRLPYFQTLGVPAALGVLVTLAAALTMAPAVLVIASRFGLMEPKRAMRTRGWRRIGTAIVRWPGPILVVSCVVTLIGLLALPGYKTTYDGRIYMPASTPSNVGYAAAERHFSVARLNPELLMIETDFDMRNPAGMVLLERVAKSVLHARGVALVQSITRPLGTPITHSSIPFQISASSASQLMNLSQQQNQALYLSQQADQMTQTIAVLKNQLALQKQSATTTHEQTQGFQQTVAVAQDLRDKIANFDDQFRPIRNYFYWEPHCFDIPFCAALRSLFDALDGIDELVDALQTVTGSLTKLDALQPKLVDLIPPQIAIQEKNRDLTQSNYAINNGTNTQNEESTRTATELGKAFDDAKNDDSFYLPPEAFDNPAFKRGMKLYMSPDGKAARMIITHQGDPQTSEGIEHINAIKEAAFDAVKATPLADAKIYVAGTASAYKDIAEGQKYDLLMAALASLGLILLIMMFLTRSLVAAMVIVGTVALSLAASFGMSVVVWQYIFGIPLYWVIFPLAVIILLAVGADYNLLLISRFKEETGAGLKTGIIRAIAGTGGVVTAAGLVFAVTMSSFIFSDLRVLGQIGTTIGLGLLFDTLVVRSFLTPAIATMLGRWFWWPLNVRSRPLPKPFGPKPVGAEYATGPIPTGG, encoded by the coding sequence ATGAGTACCGGCCACGCCCAGGAGTCCCGCGCAGCCAGGATCATCCGCCGGCTCGCGGTGCCGATCATTTTGTTCTGGGTGGCGATCGCGGCGGTGACCAACGCCACCGTGCCGCAGCTGGAAGTGGTTGGCGAAGAACGTTCTGCCCCACTGAATGCCGCCGATGCACCGTCCACCATGGCGATGCGCCATATCGGCAAGGTCTTCAACGAGTTCGACTCGGACAGCTCGGCCATGGTCGTGCTCGAGAGTGACAAACCCCTTGGTGCGCAAGCACATCAGTTCTACGACACGCTGGTGCAGCGACTCAAGGACGACCGTGAACACGTGCAACACGTCGCCGATTATTGGGGCGATCCCATCACCGCGGGCGGTTCGCAGAGCAAGGACGGTAAGGCCGCGTACGTGCAGGTCTACGTCGCCGGCAATCAGGGTGAGGCGCTCTCCAATCAATCCGTCGATGCCGTACGCCGCATCGTCGCGGACACGCCCGCCCCGGACGGGGTCAAGGCCTACATAACCGGCGAAGCCCCGACGATCACCGATCAGTTCGAGGTAGGCAACGCGGGCTCTGCCCAGGTCACCCTCATCACCTTCGCGGTCATCGCCATCATGCTGTTAATCGTCTACCGCTCGCTGACGACCACGGCACTGGTGCTGGTGACGGTCCTCGTCGAACTATCGGCAGCGCGTGGAATCGTTGCGGCACTGGCACATACAGGCGTCATCGGCTTGTCGACCTATGCCACGAACCTGCTGACCATGCTCGCCATCGCCGCCGGCACCGACTACGCGATATTCTTCGTCGGCCGCTATCAGGAAGCACGCTCGGCCGGTGAGGATCGCCTGACCGCCTACCAGACGATGTTCAAGTCCACCGCGCACGTCATCATCGGATCGGGTCTGACTGTTGCGGGCGCGCTACTTTGCCTGTCGTTCACGCGGCTGCCCTACTTTCAGACCCTGGGTGTGCCCGCGGCACTCGGGGTACTGGTGACGCTGGCCGCGGCGCTCACCATGGCACCGGCCGTGCTGGTGATCGCCAGCCGCTTCGGACTTATGGAGCCCAAACGCGCCATGCGTACCCGTGGTTGGCGTCGGATCGGCACAGCAATCGTGCGCTGGCCCGGCCCCATTCTCGTCGTCTCGTGCGTGGTAACGCTCATTGGACTGCTCGCGTTGCCCGGGTACAAGACCACCTACGACGGGCGCATCTACATGCCCGCGTCGACTCCCTCCAACGTGGGCTACGCCGCAGCCGAGCGGCACTTCTCCGTCGCGCGGCTCAACCCCGAGCTCCTCATGATCGAAACCGATTTCGATATGCGTAACCCCGCAGGCATGGTCCTGCTGGAACGCGTCGCCAAGTCCGTTCTCCACGCCCGCGGCGTGGCCCTGGTCCAATCGATCACCCGGCCCCTCGGCACTCCCATCACCCACTCCTCCATTCCCTTTCAGATCAGTGCATCAAGTGCCAGCCAACTGATGAACCTCTCCCAGCAGCAGAACCAGGCCCTCTATCTGTCTCAGCAGGCCGATCAGATGACGCAAACCATCGCAGTGCTGAAAAACCAACTGGCACTTCAGAAACAGAGCGCCACGACCACCCATGAACAGACCCAGGGATTCCAGCAGACCGTGGCGGTAGCCCAGGACTTACGCGACAAGATCGCCAACTTCGACGACCAGTTCCGACCCATACGCAACTACTTTTACTGGGAACCGCACTGCTTCGACATCCCCTTCTGCGCGGCACTGCGGTCCCTCTTCGATGCTCTGGACGGCATCGATGAACTGGTCGATGCACTCCAGACGGTCACCGGGAGCCTCACCAAGCTCGACGCACTACAGCCCAAACTCGTCGATCTCATACCGCCCCAGATCGCGATACAGGAGAAGAACCGCGACCTGACCCAGTCCAACTACGCCATCAATAACGGCACCAACACACAGAATGAGGAATCCACCCGCACCGCAACAGAGTTGGGCAAGGCCTTCGACGACGCGAAGAACGATGACTCCTTCTACCTGCCACCGGAGGCATTCGACAACCCCGCGTTCAAACGCGGCATGAAGCTGTACATGTCCCCGGACGGCAAGGCCGCCCGCATGATCATTACCCACCAAGGAGATCCGCAGACCTCCGAGGGCATTGAGCACATCAATGCGATCAAGGAAGCGGCATTCGATGCCGTCAAGGCCACGCCGTTGGCCGATGCCAAGATCTATGTAGCTGGAACCGCCTCGGCGTACAAGGACATTGCTGAAGGACAGAAATACGATCTGCTGATGGCCGCGTTGGCCTCGCTTGGCCTCATCCTGCTCATCATGATGTTCCTGACGCGCAGCCTCGTGGCGGCCATGGTCATCGTGGGGACGGTGGCGCTATCGCTGGCGGCATCCTTCGGGATGTCGGTGGTGGTGTGGCAGTACATCTTCGGAATTCCGCTGTACTGGGTCATCTTCCCGCTGGCGGTCATCATCTTGCTGGCGGTCGGGGCAGACTACAACCTGCTATTGATCTCCCGCTTCAAAGAAGAAACCGGCGCGGGGTTGAAGACGGGCATCATCCGCGCCATCGCCGGCACCGGTGGGGTCGTCACCGCCGCCGGCCTGGTCTTCGCGGTGACGATGTCATCCTTCATCTTCAGCGATCTGCGCGTTCTCGGCCAGATCGGTACCACCATCGGCCTCGGGCTGCTCTTCGACACCCTGGTGGTGCGGTCGTTCTTGACGCCCGCGATAGCCACCATGCTGGGCCGCTGGTTCTGGTGGCCCCTCAATGTGCGTTCCCGCCCATTACCAAAACCATTTGGGCCGAAACCCGTTGGGGCCGAATACGCCACCGGACCGATCCCGACGGGCGGGTAG
- a CDS encoding TetR/AcrR family transcriptional regulator, with protein MAKPATRGRKTTRPSGDERIQAILATAEELLGQRPLADVSVDDLARGAGISRPTFYFYFPSKEAVLLTLAERIIEEADANVASIDPAAMTSPAHYWRAVIKAYFDAFGSHRSLTVALSGVQGTSAELDQRWSEVTENWVTNTTAGIESERERGAAPATIPARDIAIALNLINQSMMRATFTGQQPAVADDDVVDTLLHVWLNAIYGGVSA; from the coding sequence GTGGCTAAACCAGCTACAAGAGGCCGCAAAACGACGCGCCCGTCCGGGGACGAGCGGATCCAGGCGATCCTGGCGACCGCCGAGGAGTTACTCGGCCAGCGCCCCCTTGCCGACGTCTCTGTTGATGATCTGGCACGCGGCGCGGGAATCTCCCGGCCGACGTTCTACTTCTACTTCCCCTCCAAGGAAGCCGTCCTCCTCACGCTCGCCGAGCGAATCATCGAGGAAGCCGACGCCAATGTCGCGAGCATCGACCCGGCCGCCATGACGAGCCCCGCGCACTACTGGCGCGCCGTGATCAAGGCCTACTTCGACGCCTTCGGTTCCCACCGATCCCTCACGGTCGCGTTGTCCGGGGTCCAGGGCACCAGCGCCGAACTGGATCAACGCTGGTCCGAAGTGACGGAAAACTGGGTCACCAACACGACGGCGGGCATCGAGTCCGAACGCGAACGCGGGGCGGCACCCGCCACCATTCCCGCCCGCGATATCGCCATCGCACTCAACCTCATCAACCAGTCGATGATGCGGGCAACCTTCACCGGTCAGCAACCCGCCGTCGCCGACGACGACGTTGTCGATACGCTGCTCCACGTCTGGCTTAATGCGATCTATGGAGGGGTCAGTGCCTGA
- a CDS encoding TetR/AcrR family transcriptional regulator — MASGVSTGLTKAAKGQSDSRWTERESELLAATLRLLQKHGYDRLSVDEVASESKASKATIYRRWPSKAELVLAAFVEGMRAQLVRPDTGSLREDLLQIGGSVLDESRHNMPIMRGMLNEIARNPALTKAFRTQFIDQRKSLINDVLDAAVERGEIDSAAINEELWDLLPGYLVFRGLLPVRSATAATVRTLVDDVIMPSLTRKL; from the coding sequence ATGGCGAGTGGCGTGTCAACGGGGTTGACTAAAGCGGCAAAGGGGCAATCAGACTCCCGGTGGACCGAGCGGGAGTCGGAACTGCTGGCGGCCACCTTGCGTTTGTTGCAGAAACATGGATACGACCGCTTGTCGGTCGATGAAGTCGCTTCCGAATCGAAGGCGAGTAAGGCCACGATCTATCGCCGTTGGCCGTCAAAGGCGGAGCTGGTACTGGCTGCGTTCGTCGAAGGCATGCGTGCACAGCTGGTCCGGCCGGATACTGGCTCGCTCCGTGAAGACTTGCTGCAGATAGGCGGCAGTGTGCTTGACGAGAGTCGTCACAATATGCCCATCATGCGTGGGATGTTGAACGAGATTGCTCGAAACCCCGCACTGACCAAGGCATTTCGGACACAGTTCATTGATCAACGTAAGTCGTTGATCAATGACGTGCTCGACGCGGCCGTCGAACGCGGTGAAATCGATTCCGCCGCCATCAATGAGGAGCTCTGGGATCTGTTGCCGGGGTATCTCGTATTCCGCGGGTTACTGCCGGTGAGGTCTGCTACGGCCGCCACCGTCCGCACGCTGGTAGACGATGTCATCATGCCCAGCCTGACCCGAAAACTCTGA
- a CDS encoding DUF5994 family protein, with protein sequence MTHHVFSKPRSGPAVRLRLKPKAPPTGYVDGAWWPYSRDLMGELPQLLRILSVRLGSIDRITYRVSEWSTDSRRILYLNRLTHLNWSLSQPSNTISVEGADGARLTLLIVPPDIEALPAHTAMMAAAAPGNTTAVAQLLPANRTEFGTLIDTFAAQNQWDSEGGAQNVAHRDQCGAVSASA encoded by the coding sequence ATGACGCATCATGTGTTTTCCAAACCCCGAAGCGGACCAGCCGTTCGTCTTCGATTGAAGCCAAAGGCACCACCGACCGGCTATGTCGATGGCGCATGGTGGCCCTACTCCAGGGATCTGATGGGCGAATTGCCGCAGTTGCTCAGGATTCTCAGTGTCCGCTTGGGCTCGATCGACCGGATCACGTACCGGGTCTCGGAGTGGTCGACAGACTCGCGGCGGATACTGTATCTCAATCGCCTAACACATCTGAATTGGTCACTTAGCCAGCCGAGTAACACCATCAGTGTCGAGGGAGCGGACGGGGCGCGTCTGACGTTATTGATCGTTCCGCCGGATATTGAGGCGCTGCCCGCCCACACCGCCATGATGGCGGCGGCCGCTCCCGGCAACACGACGGCCGTCGCCCAACTGCTACCGGCCAACCGAACGGAGTTCGGCACATTGATCGATACTTTCGCAGCACAGAACCAATGGGATTCTGAAGGCGGCGCACAAAACGTCGCACACCGCGATCAATGCGGCGCCGTGAGTGCCAGCGCGTAA
- a CDS encoding flavin-containing monooxygenase: MTEHVDIVIVGAGISGIGMACHITRDVPGKKFVVLEARERIGGTWDLFRYPGIRSDSDMFTLGYNFRPWTSTKGIADGASIREYVTATAREFGVDQKIRFGHKVVSAEWSSERGLWTVRAEHDGEIVEFTTEFFLGCTGYYNYDEGFTPEFEGIDDFTGQVIHPQHWPEDLDYAGKKVVVIGSGATAMTLVPAMAGTAGHVTMLQRSPTYVVSLPSTDALAVALQGKVPASIAYPIVKWKNQMVSFISYQTSRRDPERMKGILRALLKRQLPDFDLDKHFTPKYNPWDQRLCVVPDSDLFRALRKGTASVATDRIARFTPKGILLESGEELEADIVVTATGLNVQLAAGLKPVVDGVEVDPSKCITYKGLMLTGIPNFIFTFGYTNASWTLRADLVSLYTCRLLNYMDKTGQSVVWPVEPETSERLPFVDLDSGYISRAASAVPHQVPTAPWRSYQNYFRELPVLKYGKVADKGVRFSRGAAGSATSGRGKASHEAPVAIGR, from the coding sequence ATGACCGAACATGTCGACATTGTCATCGTGGGCGCCGGGATCTCGGGTATTGGCATGGCATGCCACATCACCCGCGACGTGCCGGGCAAGAAGTTCGTGGTGCTGGAGGCGCGTGAGCGCATCGGTGGCACCTGGGACCTGTTCCGCTACCCGGGTATCCGCTCGGACTCCGACATGTTCACCCTCGGCTACAACTTCCGGCCCTGGACGAGCACCAAGGGCATCGCCGACGGAGCCTCGATCCGCGAGTACGTCACCGCCACCGCACGTGAGTTCGGTGTGGACCAGAAGATCCGTTTCGGTCACAAGGTAGTGAGCGCCGAGTGGTCCTCTGAGCGCGGGCTCTGGACGGTGCGCGCCGAGCACGACGGTGAGATCGTCGAGTTCACCACCGAGTTCTTCCTGGGCTGCACAGGGTACTACAACTACGACGAGGGCTTCACGCCCGAGTTCGAGGGCATCGACGACTTCACCGGTCAGGTGATCCACCCGCAGCATTGGCCGGAGGATCTGGACTATGCGGGCAAGAAGGTCGTAGTCATCGGCAGTGGGGCCACCGCCATGACCCTGGTGCCCGCGATGGCGGGAACGGCCGGTCACGTGACCATGCTGCAGCGCTCGCCCACCTATGTGGTGTCACTGCCGTCCACGGACGCGCTTGCGGTGGCGCTGCAGGGCAAGGTACCGGCCTCGATCGCGTACCCGATCGTCAAGTGGAAGAACCAGATGGTCAGCTTCATCAGCTACCAGACGAGCCGCCGCGACCCCGAGCGGATGAAGGGAATTCTGCGCGCTCTGCTGAAGCGTCAGCTGCCCGATTTCGATCTGGACAAGCACTTCACTCCGAAGTACAACCCGTGGGACCAGCGGCTGTGTGTGGTGCCGGATTCGGATCTGTTCCGCGCACTGCGCAAGGGCACCGCATCGGTGGCCACCGACCGGATCGCACGCTTCACCCCCAAGGGCATCCTGCTGGAGTCGGGTGAAGAGCTTGAGGCCGACATCGTTGTCACCGCAACGGGTCTGAATGTTCAGCTGGCGGCCGGCCTGAAGCCGGTTGTCGACGGCGTCGAGGTGGACCCGTCGAAATGCATCACCTATAAGGGTCTGATGCTGACGGGCATCCCGAACTTCATCTTCACGTTTGGCTACACCAATGCCTCCTGGACGCTGCGTGCCGATCTGGTGTCGCTGTACACCTGCAGGCTGCTCAACTACATGGACAAGACGGGCCAGTCGGTCGTGTGGCCGGTCGAGCCCGAAACGTCCGAACGGCTGCCGTTCGTGGACTTGGACTCCGGTTACATCTCGCGTGCGGCCAGCGCTGTGCCGCATCAGGTGCCGACGGCCCCGTGGCGGTCGTACCAGAACTACTTCCGTGAGCTGCCTGTGCTCAAGTACGGGAAGGTCGCCGACAAGGGCGTCCGATTCAGTCGCGGAGCCGCAGGGTCGGCGACATCCGGCCGGGGCAAGGCCTCCCATGAGGCACCCGTTGCAATAGGCAGGTAA
- a CDS encoding serine hydrolase domain-containing protein, giving the protein MSAAALAVAAGDMAACSSSGDVRESGEGAQAPLLPVGLKNDLMRLTDSKHILGCSVSAVTREGTVYADGWGAARAGQPMTALSTINIGSVSKTITATAVLQLVAAGRIGLDTDVNDVLTESKAYGPRSVRSPYYPDTPITVRYLLAHLTPLTTGPELGPYGYAPRIGPAPDSGELGRWLHDFLTPAPRGWTYNREENFTKSKPGHVHMYSDIGFDLAGFLVHAVTGQPFADYCREHVLQPAGMVNSDFDRDRIPDGRRAYPHAWFENGAKKGMWLDYRNLIPVAIADDYTGHTEYSPYASCLTPDGGLRSNSLDLARWARLWLGNGTLDGVEVLPRAQASAALADQVSPEIMASSEAPLPFISQGYAWHRLRGDADGQWQHAGSEVGTASYVKIDTVRGVGAAIVMNTEVAIDGDPRPQMLQQLMDAAAVP; this is encoded by the coding sequence GTGTCCGCTGCAGCGTTGGCGGTGGCCGCCGGCGATATGGCTGCCTGTTCGTCCTCGGGCGATGTGCGTGAGTCCGGTGAGGGTGCTCAGGCGCCGCTGTTGCCTGTGGGTCTCAAAAATGACCTGATGAGACTGACTGATTCGAAACATATTCTGGGGTGCAGTGTTTCGGCAGTCACTCGTGAGGGCACGGTGTATGCTGATGGATGGGGAGCGGCGAGGGCCGGGCAACCGATGACGGCACTGAGCACCATCAATATTGGGTCAGTAAGTAAGACGATCACGGCGACGGCCGTGCTGCAGTTGGTCGCGGCGGGACGCATCGGCCTCGATACAGATGTGAATGATGTTCTGACGGAGAGCAAGGCCTACGGCCCGAGGAGTGTGCGCAGCCCCTATTACCCAGATACCCCGATCACTGTCCGGTACTTGCTGGCTCACCTGACGCCGCTGACCACCGGTCCGGAATTGGGTCCGTACGGATACGCTCCCCGTATCGGCCCCGCTCCCGATTCGGGTGAGCTAGGTCGATGGCTTCACGACTTTCTCACGCCCGCACCGCGTGGGTGGACGTACAACCGCGAAGAGAACTTCACGAAATCGAAGCCCGGACACGTGCATATGTACTCCGACATCGGATTTGATCTGGCGGGTTTTCTCGTACACGCGGTGACGGGCCAACCCTTCGCCGATTACTGCCGTGAGCACGTTCTGCAGCCGGCGGGAATGGTGAACTCTGATTTCGATCGTGACCGCATCCCGGACGGCCGGCGGGCGTATCCACACGCCTGGTTTGAGAACGGGGCGAAGAAGGGCATGTGGCTCGATTACCGCAACCTGATACCTGTGGCAATCGCCGATGACTACACGGGTCATACCGAATACTCGCCGTACGCAAGCTGTCTCACACCCGATGGCGGTCTGCGATCCAACTCGCTTGACTTGGCGCGGTGGGCCCGACTGTGGCTGGGTAACGGCACGCTGGACGGTGTTGAAGTGCTTCCGCGCGCCCAGGCGTCGGCGGCGTTGGCGGACCAGGTCTCTCCAGAAATCATGGCGTCGTCGGAGGCTCCACTGCCGTTCATCTCTCAGGGGTACGCCTGGCACAGACTGCGCGGGGACGCTGATGGCCAGTGGCAACATGCCGGCAGCGAGGTAGGTACCGCTTCGTACGTCAAGATCGACACGGTACGTGGTGTGGGGGCGGCGATTGTGATGAACACAGAGGTGGCGATTGACGGCGATCCGCGGCCCCAGATGCTGCAGCAGCTGATGGACGCCGCTGCGGTGCCCTGA